TCCCGTGCGATAAAATATGATGAAACTGGTTTCAGACGCACAACCGTTTATCGAAGCCGCAAACCGCCGCGCAGGGGGAAAACGGAGCAAGCAAGCGCGAGCGCCGTTTCGCGAAGTCGATGCGCGGCGATCCGACCGGCGGCCGTGGCCGGCCGTCCTCGGTCACTCGCGCCGGTCCAGGTAGCCCAGAACGCCGCGCGCGTTCATCGCTGCCTCCGCGGCGGCTTTCTCCTCGCCCCAGACGTCGGTCATCTCCGACGTCTCGGCGAAGTGGCCGATCACGGCCGCGTCGTCTTCGAGTTCCGCGCGCTTCTCCGCGACCGCCTCGACCCACGCTTCGAGAACGGTCGCGTACTCGTCGAGCGCCGCAGCGGCGTCGTCGCCGACCTCGCGCGGACCGAAGTGGGGATAGCAGAACACGTCCGGGTCGAGATCCTTGAGCGTCTCGACGTCCTCGAGACACGCCTCGAGGTCGAACTGCGACGGCGGGGACGTTTCCCTGATCTCCTCGGTCTCTGGGACCCAGATCCCGGCGGCGTCGGCGGTGAAGACCGCGTCGTTCGCCGGATCCTCGAAGACCACCTGGTGGGGCGCGTGGCCGGGCGCTTCGTGGACGCGTAGGTCGTGCGTGCCGAGGTCGACGACGTCACCGTCTCCGATTTCGACGATCCGCTCCTCGGGGATCGGCTCCGGTTCCACGTAGTACTCCCACTGATCGCCGACGGCCTGCTTCGTCCCCGCGACCAGGCGCGAGGGATCGACCAGGTGGTCGGCGCCGATCGCGGGGACGTAGACGTCGGCGTTCGGGTAGTCGGCGGCGAGAAAGCCCGCGCCGCCGGCGTGGTCGAGGTGGATGTGGGTCACCGCGATAACTTCGAGGTCGTCCTCGCCGATACCGACCTCGTCGAGGGCCTGACGAAGCAGGTCGTAGTTGGACCCGATGCCGGTGTCGACGACGGCGGGTCGCTCGTCGTCGATGATGTAGACGGCGCCGTACTCGTTCGTCCCGTACATCCCCGTGTCGAGGTAGTAGAGGTCCGAACAGTCACCGGTCGTGACTTCGCGGACGTCTCCGACTTCCATGGCCATATCGGTAGCCCGTCACCACGTGAGATAAAAGCTCGCGTCCCGGCGACCTCGAGCGATCGCGTCCGTCGAGGACGCTCGAGATGAGCCTGACGCCGAGACCGACGCCGGGAAACGAGCGGGCAGCCGGTACAGACTTTACGCCCAACTCTCTTGCATCTAGTAGATGATTCGAATCGTCTCCGGCCGAATCCCCTCGGACGATCCGAGATGAGCCACGAGACGTCGGATCCGGATCGCACCGCGTCGGAACGGAACCGGGACCAGTCGTCTCCGTCCGGGTCGCGGCGTCGCCGGGAGTGCGGTCCCTGGTTCGTCAGCGGGTTCGGCGGCCTCTCGGTCTGCGTGCTGGTCGCCTGGTGGTTCGCGTTTCCCGATCAGCACACCGCGACCGGGTTCGCCCTCAGCATCGTCTCGACCGGCATTCCGTCGCTCGGACTGGGCTGGGGCGGGGTTCGACTCGCGCGAAGCGACGTCGATGCCCACCGGTACGCGCGGGTCTGCAAGTGGTGTTTCGGCGGGGCGATCGGCTTCCTGGCAATCAACCTCCCGACGATGATCGTCTTCCCCTGGTACGACCTCGCGGGGACCATCTCGTGGGCTCACTTCGCGGTGACGACGGGCGCGGTCGGCGGCTTCGCCGTCGGCTACGTCGAAGCGCGGGCGATCCAGCGCGAAGTCGAGGCGACGGCCGCTACCGTCCGCGCCAATCAGCTCGAGGACGAACGCGAACTGCTGACCTACCTGAACGATCTCCTCCGTCACGAGGTGCTGAACTCCGCCCAGATCATCGGCGGCCACGCGACGCTGCTGCGCGAGGAGTGCGACGACGACCGGGTCCGCAATCGGCTGACGACGATCGAACGCAAGAGCGACGACCTCATCGACGTCATCGAGGACGTCCGGGCGATGCTGAACGCGAATCGCGGCCCCGAAACCGCCGCCGTCGTCGACCTCACCGACGTCATCGAGGATCAGGTGGCGGCGTATCGCGCCCGATTCGGCGACGCCGTCTTCAAGACGGAGCTTCCCGATTCGGCACCCGTCAGCGGAAACGAAGGGCTCACGTGGGTCTTCGCCAACCTCCTCGAGAACGCGATCGAGCACAACGACAGCGAGTCGCCTCGCGTTCGCGTGACCGTCGAGACAGCGTCGGCGGCCGAGACCAAGCCCGAAACGGGAACCGTGACCGTCACGATCGCCGACAACGGATCCGGTATCCCCGAGAAGACCAGGGAAACGCTGTTCGAGCGCAAGTCCAAGAACCACGGGCTCGGGCTCTACCTCTCGCGCATCCTGGCGGACAGATACGGCGGGACCGTCGAGCTCGACGAGACGGGCCCGGACGGCAGCGTCTTCGTCGTGACGTTGCCGCACGCGTCGCCAGAT
This window of the Natrinema salifodinae genome carries:
- a CDS encoding MBL fold metallo-hydrolase, whose protein sequence is MEVGDVREVTTGDCSDLYYLDTGMYGTNEYGAVYIIDDERPAVVDTGIGSNYDLLRQALDEVGIGEDDLEVIAVTHIHLDHAGGAGFLAADYPNADVYVPAIGADHLVDPSRLVAGTKQAVGDQWEYYVEPEPIPEERIVEIGDGDVVDLGTHDLRVHEAPGHAPHQVVFEDPANDAVFTADAAGIWVPETEEIRETSPPSQFDLEACLEDVETLKDLDPDVFCYPHFGPREVGDDAAAALDEYATVLEAWVEAVAEKRAELEDDAAVIGHFAETSEMTDVWGEEKAAAEAAMNARGVLGYLDRRE
- a CDS encoding sensor histidine kinase translates to MSHETSDPDRTASERNRDQSSPSGSRRRRECGPWFVSGFGGLSVCVLVAWWFAFPDQHTATGFALSIVSTGIPSLGLGWGGVRLARSDVDAHRYARVCKWCFGGAIGFLAINLPTMIVFPWYDLAGTISWAHFAVTTGAVGGFAVGYVEARAIQREVEATAATVRANQLEDERELLTYLNDLLRHEVLNSAQIIGGHATLLREECDDDRVRNRLTTIERKSDDLIDVIEDVRAMLNANRGPETAAVVDLTDVIEDQVAAYRARFGDAVFKTELPDSAPVSGNEGLTWVFANLLENAIEHNDSESPRVRVTVETASAAETKPETGTVTVTIADNGSGIPEKTRETLFERKSKNHGLGLYLSRILADRYGGTVELDETGPDGSVFVVTLPHASPDADEPDERDEFETAI